Proteins from one Hydrogenivirga caldilitoris genomic window:
- the secA gene encoding preprotein translocase subunit SecA, producing the protein MLGWIVKRILGTKNEREIKRLKPFVKRVNELEKELDELSNSELIKKAQELYNTIRLNEELKEQIIKGRITDEVVEAFALVREAGKRTLGLRHFDVQLIGGLVLHQGKIAEMKTGEGKTLVATLSAAVNGMTDEGVHVVTVNDYLARRDAQWMGAIYKFLGLEVGVINSDGLSYRVEWADEKAFKEAIDKDLRVWPKGYYEETVPSDKINIDAKKAFFTVLREVPRREAYGANITYGTNNEFGFDYLRDNMAFSKEDIVQVKGHNYAIVDEVDSILIDEARTPLIISGPAQVDIEVYKVADAVVRKLEKDRDFKVDEKNRNVTFTEEGIDRIEKLLRIDNLYDLKHIDLLHAIVQSVRAHHLFKRDVHYIVRDGEVLIVDEFTGRVLPGRRWSDGLHQAIEVKEGVKVKEENQTLASITFQNYFKLYRKLAGMTGTAETEALEFREIYGLDVVVIPTHRPMIRRDLPDLVYKTKREKWAKVVEEILINHIFGRPVLVGTVSIEDNEHLSALLKDKKLIKKLLEKEEVKERIRKLKEKYGLSDEEVDKKVQEILKRGIPHNVLNAKHHEQEAQIIAQAGRVGAVTIATNMAGRGTDILLGGNPEYMAKELLNSWGKNPEEASEEEWKRAFEEAYRVTEAEKEKVRQLGGLLVIGTERHESRRIDNQLRGRSGRQGDPGESRFVLSLEDDLLRLFGGERVGKLMDMLKIPEGEPIESRMVTKAIQNAQKRVEAQNFQIRKRLFEYDNVMNTQREVIYSLRRDILEGENLKEEIYEFIRDVLESEVNRLLPEEDPELWELEPLKDFLKEWTGRDIDIPEVRDKEELINALFGAVKELYEEKEKEIGSPEAMRELERIILLNIVDTLWREHLHVLDRLREGIYLRGYAARDPLIEYKREAFELFEELLHNIKKHTVSTLLQVQLRSQEEIEEERALEERKREELLNQAVYAGAEDGGKKGPRPKTLKERLKSERLRKQKLKAKRLEKNQE; encoded by the coding sequence ATGCTTGGATGGATTGTCAAAAGAATACTCGGAACAAAGAACGAAAGGGAGATTAAAAGACTAAAGCCTTTCGTAAAAAGGGTCAACGAGCTTGAAAAGGAGCTTGATGAGCTTTCAAACTCAGAGCTTATAAAAAAGGCGCAGGAGCTTTATAACACTATAAGACTGAACGAAGAGCTAAAGGAACAGATAATCAAAGGAAGGATAACCGATGAAGTCGTGGAAGCCTTCGCTCTGGTAAGGGAGGCTGGTAAAAGAACCCTCGGTTTAAGACACTTTGACGTTCAGCTTATAGGGGGTTTAGTCCTTCATCAGGGGAAGATAGCGGAGATGAAGACTGGTGAGGGTAAGACCCTTGTGGCAACCTTATCCGCCGCAGTTAACGGAATGACTGATGAGGGGGTTCATGTCGTCACCGTGAACGATTATCTTGCAAGAAGGGATGCCCAGTGGATGGGTGCCATATACAAATTTCTGGGTCTTGAGGTTGGGGTCATAAACTCCGATGGACTATCCTACAGGGTTGAATGGGCTGATGAGAAAGCCTTTAAAGAAGCGATAGATAAGGACCTCAGAGTCTGGCCAAAGGGGTACTATGAAGAGACTGTCCCCTCCGACAAAATAAACATTGACGCCAAAAAGGCTTTTTTCACAGTTCTCAGGGAGGTTCCGAGAAGGGAAGCATACGGTGCCAACATAACCTACGGAACCAACAACGAGTTTGGTTTTGATTATCTGAGGGACAACATGGCTTTCTCCAAAGAGGATATAGTCCAGGTCAAAGGGCATAACTACGCGATAGTTGACGAGGTTGACTCCATACTCATAGACGAGGCAAGAACGCCCCTCATAATATCGGGACCCGCTCAGGTGGATATAGAGGTTTACAAGGTAGCGGACGCCGTTGTGAGAAAGCTGGAAAAAGATAGAGACTTTAAAGTGGACGAGAAGAACAGGAACGTAACCTTTACGGAGGAAGGTATAGACAGAATTGAAAAGCTTCTCAGGATAGACAACCTTTACGACTTAAAGCACATAGACCTGCTTCACGCTATAGTTCAGTCTGTCAGGGCGCACCATCTCTTTAAGAGGGATGTTCATTACATCGTCAGGGACGGTGAGGTTCTGATAGTTGACGAGTTCACGGGAAGGGTTTTACCGGGCAGGAGGTGGTCTGATGGGCTTCATCAGGCGATAGAGGTTAAGGAAGGTGTGAAGGTAAAGGAGGAAAACCAGACCTTAGCCTCAATAACCTTTCAGAATTACTTTAAGCTTTACAGAAAGCTCGCGGGAATGACAGGGACGGCTGAAACGGAAGCCCTGGAGTTTAGAGAGATATATGGGCTTGACGTCGTTGTGATACCTACCCACAGACCTATGATAAGAAGAGACCTGCCAGACCTGGTTTATAAAACTAAGAGGGAAAAGTGGGCGAAGGTCGTTGAGGAGATACTCATAAACCACATATTCGGAAGACCGGTCCTTGTTGGAACAGTGTCTATAGAGGACAACGAACACCTATCAGCCCTCCTTAAGGACAAAAAGCTCATAAAGAAGCTCCTTGAGAAGGAGGAGGTAAAGGAAAGGATAAGAAAGTTGAAAGAGAAATACGGGTTGAGTGATGAGGAGGTTGATAAAAAGGTACAGGAGATACTCAAGAGGGGCATACCCCATAACGTGCTTAACGCCAAACATCACGAGCAGGAGGCTCAGATAATAGCTCAAGCTGGAAGGGTTGGGGCGGTTACTATAGCAACAAACATGGCTGGAAGAGGAACCGACATACTCCTGGGCGGTAACCCCGAATACATGGCAAAGGAGCTCCTTAACTCCTGGGGCAAGAACCCGGAAGAGGCAAGCGAAGAGGAATGGAAGAGAGCCTTTGAGGAAGCTTACAGGGTTACTGAAGCCGAAAAGGAAAAAGTTAGACAGTTGGGAGGGCTTCTGGTTATAGGAACGGAGAGGCATGAGTCAAGGAGGATAGATAACCAGCTCAGAGGTCGCTCCGGCAGGCAGGGAGACCCGGGCGAGTCAAGGTTCGTTCTTTCCCTTGAAGATGACCTCCTCAGACTCTTTGGAGGTGAAAGGGTAGGAAAACTCATGGACATGCTAAAGATACCCGAAGGGGAACCCATAGAGAGCAGAATGGTTACAAAGGCTATCCAGAATGCCCAGAAACGGGTTGAAGCCCAGAACTTCCAGATAAGGAAGAGGCTTTTTGAATATGACAACGTTATGAACACCCAGAGGGAGGTTATCTACTCCCTGAGACGGGACATCCTTGAAGGAGAGAACCTGAAGGAGGAGATATACGAGTTCATAAGGGATGTCCTTGAGAGTGAGGTAAACAGGCTGCTGCCCGAGGAAGACCCGGAGCTGTGGGAGCTTGAGCCTCTTAAAGACTTTCTCAAGGAATGGACAGGTAGGGATATAGACATACCTGAGGTTAGAGACAAAGAGGAGCTTATAAACGCACTCTTTGGAGCCGTGAAGGAGCTTTACGAAGAGAAAGAAAAGGAAATAGGTAGCCCCGAAGCTATGCGGGAGCTTGAGAGGATAATACTACTCAACATAGTTGATACTTTGTGGAGGGAACACCTCCATGTCCTTGATAGGCTCAGGGAAGGCATATACCTGAGAGGTTACGCAGCCAGAGACCCCCTAATAGAGTACAAGAGAGAAGCCTTTGAGCTTTTTGAAGAGTTGCTTCACAACATAAAGAAGCACACCGTCTCAACCCTCCTCCAGGTTCAGCTTAGGTCTCAGGAAGAGATTGAGGAGGAGAGGGCTCTGGAGGAAAGGAAGAGAGAGGAACTACTGAACCAGGCTGTTTACGCCGGGGCTGAGGACGGAGGTAAGAAAGGTCCAAGACCAAAAACCCTAAAAGAGAGATTAAAAAGTGAAAGGTTAAGGAAACAGAAGTTAAAGGCTAAGAGGCTTGAGAAGAACCAGGAGTGA
- the leuS gene encoding leucine--tRNA ligase: protein MHSYNPRDIEEKWQRIWEDRGVFKAEEFRGNKFYVLEMFPYPSGRIHMGHVRNYTIGDAIARFLRMKGYNVLHPMGWDAFGLPAENAAIKHGIHPAKWTYENISYMKKQLRLLGFSYDWDREVATCDPEYYRWNQWIFLKMYERGIAYRKTAVVNWCPHDETVLANEQVIEGKCWRCGTPIVQKEIPSWFLKITAYAERLLEDLSRLEGKWPERVLAQQRNWIGRSEGALLKFFVEETPIEVFTTRPDTVFGATFMVLAPEHPLTLELAKRGGRLEEAEEFVRRVKSQSTRDRTTSPDKEGVFLGVYAKNPANGRDVPVWTANYVLYEYGTGAIMAVPAHDQRDWEFATKYGIEITPVILPQEGEWDFGKGAYEGRGRLVNSGEFTGMDSEEAKAKITLWLKEKGLGEPKVTYRLRDWNISRQRYWGTPIPIVYCEACGMVPVPEDKLPVELPLDVKFTGRGNPLQSSEGFVNTECPKCGGPAKRETDTMDTFFDSSWYFLRYCDPNNEEAPFERDKADYWMPVDTYIGGIEHAVLHLLYSRFFQKFLKDIGLVRDDEPFERLITQGMVLKKWVSIGSLLEYLGLDAESSVEELKIKLQELAEVS from the coding sequence ATGCACTCCTACAATCCCAGGGATATAGAGGAAAAGTGGCAGAGAATCTGGGAAGATAGGGGTGTATTTAAGGCTGAGGAGTTCAGGGGAAACAAGTTTTACGTCCTTGAGATGTTCCCTTACCCATCGGGTAGAATTCATATGGGACACGTCAGGAACTATACCATAGGGGATGCGATAGCTCGTTTCCTCAGAATGAAAGGTTACAACGTTCTCCACCCTATGGGCTGGGATGCCTTCGGTCTTCCTGCCGAGAACGCCGCCATAAAGCACGGCATACATCCTGCCAAGTGGACCTATGAAAACATCTCCTACATGAAGAAGCAACTCAGACTACTTGGGTTCTCTTACGACTGGGATAGAGAGGTTGCAACCTGCGATCCCGAGTATTACCGATGGAACCAGTGGATATTCCTTAAGATGTACGAGAGAGGAATAGCTTACAGAAAGACCGCTGTGGTTAACTGGTGTCCCCACGATGAAACGGTCCTCGCCAACGAGCAGGTTATAGAAGGGAAGTGCTGGAGGTGTGGAACTCCCATAGTGCAGAAGGAGATACCTTCCTGGTTTTTAAAAATAACAGCCTACGCGGAGCGCCTCCTTGAAGACCTGAGCAGGCTTGAAGGGAAGTGGCCTGAGAGGGTATTGGCTCAGCAGAGAAACTGGATAGGAAGGTCTGAGGGTGCCCTCCTTAAGTTCTTTGTGGAGGAAACACCCATTGAGGTATTTACCACGAGACCAGATACGGTCTTTGGAGCGACCTTTATGGTTCTTGCTCCCGAACACCCGCTTACCCTTGAGCTTGCAAAGAGAGGTGGTAGACTTGAAGAGGCGGAGGAGTTTGTCAGAAGAGTGAAATCCCAATCAACCCGTGACAGGACAACCAGTCCTGATAAGGAGGGTGTCTTTTTGGGAGTTTACGCCAAGAACCCGGCTAACGGAAGAGACGTGCCCGTGTGGACTGCCAACTACGTTCTCTATGAGTACGGGACTGGAGCTATAATGGCTGTTCCAGCCCATGACCAGAGGGACTGGGAGTTTGCAACCAAATACGGGATAGAGATAACGCCTGTTATACTTCCCCAGGAGGGTGAATGGGATTTCGGGAAGGGAGCCTATGAAGGTAGGGGAAGGCTTGTTAACTCCGGAGAATTCACCGGTATGGACTCTGAAGAGGCGAAGGCTAAGATAACCCTCTGGTTGAAGGAAAAGGGGCTTGGCGAACCGAAGGTAACATACAGACTCAGGGACTGGAATATATCCCGTCAAAGATACTGGGGTACACCTATACCTATAGTTTACTGTGAAGCGTGTGGCATGGTTCCAGTTCCTGAGGACAAGCTCCCCGTTGAATTGCCCTTAGATGTTAAGTTCACAGGAAGGGGTAATCCGCTTCAGAGTTCTGAGGGATTTGTAAATACAGAATGCCCGAAGTGCGGAGGACCGGCGAAGAGAGAGACAGACACTATGGACACCTTCTTTGACTCTTCCTGGTATTTTCTGAGATACTGTGACCCCAATAATGAAGAGGCTCCTTTTGAAAGGGATAAGGCGGACTACTGGATGCCTGTTGATACCTATATAGGTGGTATTGAACATGCGGTCCTTCACCTCCTCTATTCAAGGTTCTTCCAGAAGTTCCTTAAAGACATAGGACTCGTGAGAGATGATGAACCCTTTGAGAGGCTCATAACTCAGGGTATGGTTCTCAAGAAGTGGGTGAGTATAGGCAGCCTACTTGAATACCTTGGTTTAGATGCAGAGAGCTCTGTGGAGGAACTTAAGATTAAACTTCAAGAACTTGCGGAGGTGAGCTGA
- a CDS encoding dihydroorotase — MIKHLIKGGMVIDPSQELLGIYDILIEGERIKRIDEEIFEPEAEIIDAKGLIVAPGFVDLHVHFRDPGQTYKEDILSGSKAAVAGGYTTVVCMPNTEPPIDSPEVVEYVKAKSKCWGICNVLPAGTVTRGRKGKELSDLWALKEAGCVAFTDDGAPVIDSSLMKKALELSAQLKAPVMNHCEDDRVAMGAINEGEVSALLGLSSRPPEAEDMLNARDCVLSYYTGGHVHIQHLTTALGVDIIRYFKGKGARVTCEVNPYHLLFTEEELLRSGANAKVNPPLRKKEDVEALREALSDGTIDCVATDHAPHAVFEKGRVDTAMPGIIGLQTALPVMLELVAKEYLSLIKLVELMSTNPAKIIGIEAGTLAEGAPADIVIFDLKKEWILDDETNFSKSRNTPLWGKTLTGKVIYTIKGGKVVYKD; from the coding sequence ATGATAAAACATCTGATAAAGGGGGGTATGGTTATTGACCCCTCCCAGGAGCTCCTTGGTATATACGATATACTCATTGAGGGAGAGCGTATAAAGAGGATAGATGAAGAGATCTTTGAGCCTGAAGCTGAAATCATAGATGCAAAAGGACTCATCGTTGCACCGGGCTTCGTTGACCTTCACGTTCACTTCAGAGACCCAGGACAAACCTACAAGGAGGACATCCTTTCTGGCAGTAAAGCTGCGGTTGCCGGCGGTTACACGACCGTGGTCTGTATGCCCAATACCGAGCCCCCCATAGATTCCCCTGAAGTGGTTGAGTACGTTAAGGCTAAGTCCAAATGCTGGGGTATATGCAACGTTCTGCCTGCGGGGACCGTGACCAGGGGAAGGAAGGGGAAAGAGCTTTCAGACCTGTGGGCTCTTAAGGAGGCAGGGTGTGTAGCTTTCACCGACGATGGGGCACCTGTAATTGACTCCTCCCTGATGAAGAAAGCCCTTGAACTCTCAGCCCAGCTTAAGGCTCCGGTAATGAACCACTGTGAGGACGACAGGGTTGCCATGGGAGCTATAAACGAGGGTGAGGTATCCGCACTCCTCGGACTCTCCTCAAGACCACCGGAAGCTGAAGACATGCTCAACGCAAGGGACTGCGTGCTTTCCTACTATACAGGTGGGCATGTTCATATACAGCACCTCACAACAGCCCTTGGTGTGGACATAATCAGGTACTTCAAGGGTAAGGGAGCCAGAGTAACCTGTGAGGTGAACCCTTACCACCTCCTTTTCACCGAAGAGGAGCTCCTCAGGAGCGGAGCAAATGCGAAGGTTAACCCACCACTGAGGAAGAAGGAGGATGTTGAAGCTCTGAGAGAGGCGCTTTCCGACGGTACTATAGACTGTGTAGCTACCGACCATGCACCCCACGCAGTGTTTGAAAAGGGCAGAGTGGACACAGCCATGCCGGGTATCATAGGGCTTCAGACGGCTTTACCTGTAATGCTTGAACTGGTGGCTAAGGAGTATCTGTCTCTCATAAAACTTGTAGAGTTGATGTCAACGAATCCGGCAAAGATAATAGGCATAGAGGCGGGGACTCTTGCAGAGGGAGCCCCGGCTGATATAGTTATATTTGACCTTAAAAAGGAGTGGATTTTGGATGATGAGACCAACTTCTCCAAGAGTAGAAACACACCCCTTTGGGGTAAAACCCTGACAGGAAAGGTGATTTACACCATAAAGGGCGGAAAGGTTGTGTATAAAGATTAA
- a CDS encoding CheR family methyltransferase produces the protein MELLRKAIYELTGNYYPDERIRILEYKLERLLKRVHMNSTAPENVISSFMRTPENRKLLIDLMTVPETRFFREREQLEVLFDVLLKDKRQLEVASVGCSTGQEPYSIAMLMAKRGINGRVLGLDINEEVLRKARSGVYNLSQLKDIPEEYRGFVEVKGEFFEINPDIKRRVEFRYVNLIESETFEPLKCRCDVVLCRNVLIYFSGDSKRKALLNLKDMLRKGGILVLSSTEILGKEYHDLFKTVKAERFFFYKKREAEDDKSPCG, from the coding sequence GTGGAACTTCTGAGAAAAGCTATATACGAGCTTACCGGAAATTACTACCCGGATGAGCGCATAAGGATACTTGAGTATAAGCTTGAAAGACTCCTAAAGCGTGTGCATATGAACAGTACTGCACCCGAGAACGTGATTTCCTCCTTTATGAGGACTCCTGAAAATAGAAAACTCCTGATAGACCTTATGACCGTTCCCGAAACAAGGTTCTTCAGGGAGAGAGAGCAGCTTGAGGTCCTGTTTGATGTCCTTTTGAAGGATAAGAGACAGCTTGAAGTTGCAAGTGTTGGTTGTTCTACCGGGCAGGAGCCTTACTCTATAGCCATGTTGATGGCAAAGAGGGGTATCAACGGCAGGGTTCTGGGGCTGGACATAAACGAAGAGGTTTTGAGGAAAGCCCGTTCCGGTGTTTATAACCTGTCCCAGTTAAAGGATATACCTGAGGAGTACCGGGGCTTTGTGGAGGTGAAGGGAGAATTCTTTGAAATCAATCCAGATATAAAAAGGAGGGTTGAGTTTAGGTACGTTAACCTCATAGAGTCTGAGACCTTTGAACCGCTTAAGTGTAGGTGTGATGTGGTGCTTTGCAGGAACGTACTCATATACTTCTCTGGTGACTCAAAAAGAAAGGCACTCCTTAATTTGAAGGATATGCTGAGGAAAGGTGGTATCCTTGTCCTTTCATCAACGGAGATACTGGGTAAGGAGTACCATGACCTCTTTAAAACCGTGAAGGCTGAAAGGTTCTTTTTCTATAAGAAAAGGGAGGCTGAGGATGATAAGAGTCCTTGTGGTTGA
- a CDS encoding protein-glutamate methylesterase/protein-glutamine glutaminase codes for MIRVLVVDDSPFIRLALKKLLSSERDIEIVGEASNGKEAVRLVQELKPDVVTLDVNMPVMDGLTALVEIRKVCPACRVLMVSSLTQEGARETLQALNSGALDFITKPNDYQELFNFREEIIAKIRAAYEAKVETISGTETGLPEGTAEGRFKIPPVVALGISTGGPQTLNVVLPKLPEDFPSPILIAIHMPDTFTATFARHLDSMCRLPVKEAEEGEVIRGGHVYVSRGRIHMTLSGTPERAFVRYVKDDSYIYKPSADLLLSSAAKVYRENTIGVVMTGMGNDGSKGIVEVKRAGGVTVAEDPKTAILWAMPESAIKTGCVDYVVPKERLPELLLKLTSQVHR; via the coding sequence ATGATAAGAGTCCTTGTGGTTGACGACTCTCCTTTCATAAGGCTCGCCTTAAAGAAGCTCTTGAGCTCTGAGAGGGACATTGAGATTGTAGGGGAAGCTTCAAACGGTAAGGAGGCTGTCCGTCTCGTCCAGGAGCTGAAACCTGACGTGGTCACCCTTGATGTGAATATGCCTGTGATGGACGGACTTACGGCTCTCGTTGAGATAAGAAAGGTATGTCCCGCCTGCAGAGTTCTGATGGTGAGTTCTCTTACCCAGGAGGGAGCCAGAGAGACCCTACAGGCTCTCAACAGTGGAGCGTTGGACTTCATAACAAAGCCCAATGACTACCAGGAACTCTTCAATTTCAGGGAAGAGATAATCGCAAAGATAAGGGCTGCTTACGAGGCAAAGGTTGAAACTATTTCGGGTACAGAAACGGGTTTGCCTGAGGGAACTGCAGAGGGCAGGTTCAAGATACCCCCTGTAGTGGCTTTAGGTATATCTACAGGAGGACCCCAGACCCTCAACGTTGTTCTGCCAAAACTACCGGAGGACTTCCCCTCACCTATACTCATAGCTATTCACATGCCGGATACCTTTACCGCGACCTTCGCAAGACACCTTGACTCCATGTGTAGACTTCCTGTGAAGGAAGCTGAGGAAGGGGAGGTGATAAGAGGGGGACACGTTTACGTCTCAAGGGGAAGGATTCACATGACTCTCAGCGGAACTCCGGAGAGAGCTTTTGTGCGATATGTTAAAGATGACTCTTATATCTACAAGCCCTCTGCGGACCTACTTCTTTCTTCAGCGGCTAAAGTTTACAGGGAAAACACCATCGGGGTGGTTATGACGGGAATGGGTAACGACGGCTCAAAGGGTATAGTTGAGGTAAAGAGAGCGGGGGGTGTGACCGTAGCTGAGGACCCGAAGACCGCCATACTCTGGGCTATGCCTGAAAGTGCTATAAAAACAGGGTGTGTGGATTACGTAGTTCCAAAGGAGAGACTTCCAGAGTTGCTTCTTAAACTCACGTCACAGGTTCATAGGTAA
- the purU gene encoding formyltetrahydrofolate deformylase yields MESAILLISCPDRKGIVKEIAGFIANNEGNILHFDQHIDTHKGVFFARVEWDIADFRVPKEEIENSFKPIAERFFMDYSLHFSSELQKVAIFVSKQEHCFYDLMQRFHSGELNGEVKLVISNHEDMKPLADFFGVPYYHIPKNRENKGEAEAKELKLLETHGIDLIILARYMQILSKDFVDRFRNRIINIHHSFLPAFPGAKPYHRAYERGVKIIGATSHYVTEVLDEGPIIEQDIIRVSHRDSLEDFIRKGKDIERLVLARAVKWHLERKVLVYDNRTVVFD; encoded by the coding sequence ATGGAGAGCGCCATACTTTTAATATCCTGCCCAGACAGGAAGGGTATAGTAAAGGAAATAGCGGGTTTCATAGCCAACAACGAGGGCAACATACTCCACTTTGACCAGCACATTGACACCCATAAGGGGGTATTCTTCGCAAGGGTTGAGTGGGACATAGCAGACTTCAGAGTTCCAAAAGAAGAGATAGAAAATTCCTTTAAGCCGATAGCAGAACGCTTTTTTATGGACTACTCACTCCACTTCAGCAGCGAGCTTCAGAAGGTGGCAATATTCGTTTCTAAGCAGGAGCACTGCTTTTATGACCTGATGCAGAGGTTCCACAGCGGGGAGCTCAACGGAGAGGTAAAGCTGGTTATAAGCAACCATGAGGATATGAAACCCCTCGCCGACTTTTTCGGCGTGCCCTATTACCACATACCAAAAAACAGGGAGAACAAGGGGGAAGCCGAAGCCAAAGAGTTAAAGCTCCTTGAGACTCACGGGATAGACCTCATTATCCTCGCAAGATACATGCAGATACTTTCTAAGGATTTCGTTGACAGGTTCAGGAACAGAATAATAAACATACATCACTCCTTCCTTCCAGCTTTTCCAGGGGCAAAGCCCTATCACAGAGCCTATGAAAGAGGCGTAAAGATAATAGGAGCCACAAGCCACTACGTCACAGAGGTGCTTGATGAGGGACCCATAATAGAGCAGGACATAATACGGGTCAGCCACAGAGATTCCCTGGAAGACTTCATAAGAAAAGGAAAGGACATAGAGAGGCTCGTTCTGGCAAGAGCTGTGAAGTGGCACTTGGAGAGAAAGGTTCTCGTTTACGATAATAGAACCGTGGTCTTTGACTAA
- a CDS encoding CoA-binding protein → MAEVQHRDDAYEALKNAKVVAVIGISSNPERPSYYTTEKVVKKGKHKVYLINPKYAGEEILGIKVLSSLKEVPEPIDIVNVYRNPVHVEPIVQEAIELGAKVVWLQPGAENYEVIEKYRDKVRFVYNACIGVEAGYL, encoded by the coding sequence ATGGCTGAAGTTCAGCACAGGGATGACGCCTACGAGGCTCTGAAGAATGCAAAGGTCGTTGCGGTTATAGGCATATCCTCAAACCCCGAGAGACCCTCCTACTACACCACCGAAAAGGTGGTAAAGAAGGGAAAACACAAGGTATATCTGATAAACCCCAAGTACGCCGGTGAGGAGATACTGGGTATAAAGGTGCTGTCATCCCTCAAAGAGGTCCCAGAGCCCATTGATATTGTGAACGTATACAGAAACCCTGTCCACGTTGAACCCATAGTCCAGGAAGCTATAGAGCTTGGAGCTAAAGTGGTATGGCTTCAGCCGGGAGCGGAGAACTACGAGGTAATAGAGAAGTACAGGGATAAGGTCAGGTTCGTTTATAACGCCTGCATAGGTGTGGAAGCCGGTTACCTATGA